Proteins from a genomic interval of Lycium ferocissimum isolate CSIRO_LF1 chromosome 2, AGI_CSIRO_Lferr_CH_V1, whole genome shotgun sequence:
- the LOC132037552 gene encoding zinc-finger homeodomain protein 9-like has protein sequence MDLTNNNTTTTTTTTTTTQEPEIETPTQIQKLKPLPFSNGVLKRKNHPTLHHHQHHHHPVVIIYKECLKNHAASIGGHAVDGCGEFMPSPTANPTDPTSLKCAACGCHRNFHRREPDEPLVVVPPPPIATSALEYQPHHRHHPPPPPPRGDHSSPNSPSPPPISSAYYPASAPHMLLALSAGFDKNPNLNPNPNLNPNSAPVVNNSNGRKRFRTKFTSDQKVKMLEFAERVEWKMQKRDEDLVNSFCKEIGVEKGVLKVWMHNNKNTFGKKLDQHDNNNGNTNNNVNGFCIVSRNNTHNNSSIDSEFHHHNNQESNSDNNKDIQAGIIHQLHTSDSVVATNGSSSSS, from the coding sequence ATGGacttaaccaacaacaacacaaccacaaccaccactactactactactactcaAGAACCTGAAATTGAAACCCCAACTCAGATCCAAAAACTGAAACCTTTGCCTTTCAGTAATGGTGTCCTTAAACGCAAAAATCACCCTACCCTTCACCATCACCAACATCATCACCATCCCGTCGTAATTATCTACAAAGAATGTCTAAAGAACCATGCTGCTAGCATAGGTGGTCATGCTGTTGATGGTTGTGGTGAATTTATGCCTTCACCAACAGCTAACCCAACTGATCCGACATCCTTGAAATGCGCCGCGTGTGGATGTCACCGCAATTTCCACCGCCGTGAACCTGATGAACCGCTTGTTGTGGTCCCTCCACCACCCATCGCCACGTCAGCACTTGAATACCAACCCCACCACcgccaccacccacccccaccacccccacgTGGGGACCACAGTAGCCCTAATTCACCATCTCCACCGCCCATTTCATCAGCTTATTATCCTGCTTCTGCACCGCATATGCTCTTAGCATTAAGTGCTGGCTTTGATAAAAACCCTAACCTGAACCCGAACCCGAACCTGAACCCGAATTCAGCTCCGGTAGTTAATAATTCTAATGGAAGGAAGCGTTTTAGAACGAAGTTCACATCAGATCAGAAGGTGAAAATGCTTGAATTTGCTGAGAGAGTTGAGTGGAAAATGCAGAAGAGAGATGAAGATCTGGTTAACAGTTTCTGTAAAGAAATTGGAGTTGAAAAGGGTGTTTTGAAAGTATGGATGCATAATAACAAGAACACTTTTGGGAAGAAATTAGATCAACACGACAACAACAATGGTAACACGAACAACAACGTTAATGGGTTTTGTATTGTTAGTAGAAATAACACGCATAATAACAGCAGCATCGACTCGGAGTTTCATCATCATAATAATCAAGAAAGCAACAGTGACAACAACAAGGATATTCAAGCTGGGATAATTCACCAACTTCACACAAGTGATAGTGTTGTTGCTACTAATgggtcttcttcttcatcttga